In the genome of Candidatus Krumholzibacteriia bacterium, one region contains:
- a CDS encoding acyl carrier protein produces the protein MNAPASKGTPRPGAADDGGSIKHRVRTYLLDNFLMGGAAEDIQDDTSFIDSQILDSTGFLELISFLEETFGFHVEDAEMVPENLDSLRRVEAFVQGKRAAP, from the coding sequence ATGAACGCTCCAGCCTCCAAGGGCACGCCGCGTCCTGGTGCTGCGGACGACGGCGGCAGTATCAAACACCGGGTGCGCACCTATCTGCTCGACAACTTCCTGATGGGTGGAGCGGCGGAAGACATCCAGGACGACACCTCGTTCATCGACAGCCAGATCCTGGATTCCACCGGCTTCCTCGAATTGATCTCGTTCCTGGAAGAGACCTTCGGTTTCCATGTCGAGGACGCGGAGATGGTACCGGAGAACCTCGATTCCTTGCGCCGTGTCGAGGCTTTCGTGCAGGGCAAGCGCGCCGCACCCTGA
- a CDS encoding AMP-binding protein — translation MLLHEFLEQTIRKRPEAVALICGERRWRYAEIGALVERLAAAMQRRGVQHGERVAIYAENGVETVVGIYAALRCGAVFMPINPLTKKDKLAYLVDDARPVCMLASASLLRVVQEALPANGPLRTCIVSGGAAPAVGAGGPAPEAAVPGTEFVRFETALAEGGTALPVPTIDQDLASILYTSGSTGEPKGVMLTHLNMVTAMQSVRSYLELQDEDMILCALPLAFGYGLYQILMGFACGACVVLERSFAFPVQVLERMQRLHVTVFPGVPSMFAALLGLETLPQYDLASLRLITNAAAALPERQIQELRRLFPQARLFSMYGLTECMRVSYLPPEELERRPQSVGRGMPNQEVWLADAAGRCLPPGSTGELVIRGSHVMRGYWRKPEETAERLKPGPLPGEMVLHTGDIFRMDEEGYLYFVARKDDIIKSQGEKVSPREVENVLCSLDGVQEAAAVGVPDALLGEAVKAILVLKPGYAYTAREIVKHCLAKMESFMAPKYVEFVRDLPRTNTGKIDKKGLR, via the coding sequence GTGCTCCTCCACGAGTTCCTGGAGCAGACGATCCGCAAGCGGCCCGAGGCCGTGGCCTTGATCTGCGGCGAGCGTCGCTGGCGCTATGCAGAAATCGGGGCTCTGGTCGAGCGCCTGGCCGCGGCGATGCAGCGCCGCGGCGTGCAACACGGCGAGCGCGTGGCGATCTACGCCGAGAACGGCGTGGAAACCGTGGTCGGCATCTATGCGGCGCTCCGCTGCGGGGCCGTGTTCATGCCCATCAACCCGCTGACGAAGAAGGACAAGCTGGCGTACCTCGTCGACGACGCCAGGCCGGTGTGCATGCTGGCGAGTGCCTCGCTGTTGCGGGTGGTGCAGGAAGCGCTGCCGGCAAACGGGCCGCTCCGGACCTGCATCGTGAGCGGTGGAGCGGCCCCTGCGGTCGGCGCCGGTGGACCGGCCCCTGAAGCGGCCGTCCCCGGCACCGAGTTCGTGCGCTTCGAGACAGCGCTCGCCGAAGGTGGCACCGCGCTGCCGGTGCCGACGATCGATCAGGATCTGGCCAGCATCCTCTACACCTCCGGTTCCACCGGCGAGCCGAAGGGTGTCATGCTGACGCATCTCAACATGGTCACGGCGATGCAATCCGTCCGCAGTTATCTCGAGCTGCAGGATGAGGACATGATCCTCTGTGCTCTGCCCCTCGCCTTCGGCTACGGCCTGTACCAGATCTTGATGGGGTTCGCGTGCGGTGCCTGTGTGGTCCTCGAGCGCTCCTTCGCGTTCCCCGTGCAGGTGCTGGAGAGAATGCAGCGCCTGCACGTCACCGTCTTCCCCGGTGTGCCCAGCATGTTCGCCGCCCTGCTCGGCCTGGAAACCTTGCCGCAGTACGACCTCGCCAGCCTGCGGCTGATCACGAACGCCGCCGCGGCTCTCCCGGAGCGGCAGATTCAGGAGCTGCGCCGGCTCTTCCCGCAGGCGCGGCTCTTTTCCATGTATGGACTCACCGAGTGCATGCGCGTCAGCTACCTCCCGCCGGAAGAGCTCGAACGCCGGCCCCAAAGCGTCGGCCGCGGCATGCCCAACCAGGAAGTCTGGCTGGCGGACGCAGCGGGGCGGTGCTTGCCTCCGGGAAGCACCGGAGAGCTGGTCATCCGCGGCAGCCATGTGATGCGCGGCTACTGGCGCAAGCCCGAAGAAACTGCGGAACGGCTCAAGCCTGGTCCTCTTCCAGGGGAGATGGTGTTGCACACTGGAGACATCTTCCGTATGGACGAGGAGGGATATCTCTACTTCGTCGCCCGGAAGGACGATATCATCAAGAGCCAGGGTGAGAAGGTGAGCCCGCGGGAAGTGGAGAACGTGCTCTGCAGCCTCGACGGAGTGCAGGAGGCCGCGGCGGTGGGGGTCCCCGACGCTCTGCTCGGGGAAGCGGTGAAGGCGATCCTGGTGCTGAAACCGGGGTACGCGTACACCGCGCGGGAGATCGTGAAGCACTGCCTCGCCAAGATGGAGAGCTTCATGGCCCCGAAGTACGTGGAGTTCGTGCGCGATCTGCCGCGCACGAACACGGGCAAGATCGACAAGAAGGGGCTGCGATGA